A region of the Curtobacterium flaccumfaciens pv. betae genome:
GGCATCGCTGCACGACGTCGCCCTGATCGGCATCGGACGCGGCGACCTGGTGCGCGAGCAGGTCCGACGCGGGAAGTCGGGTGGCGACGGCATCGTCGGCGCCTCGCCGGACATGTACCTCGTGCGCCCGCAGGATCTGCAGCCCCGTGACTGACCGGCCGTGCCCGACCGCCGACCGGGTGGACCCGCCGGTCGTGGCGACGCGGTGGGCGTGACCCGATCGTGACCGGCGGCCGACGTGCCGGAGCCGACGCGGGCCTCCCGGCCGGATCGGTGCGCCCGCGCGGATCGCGACCCGTCCTCGGAACGGGCTGGGTGGCAACCTGAACGCGACCGCAGCCTGCACTCGTTCCGGGGCAGAACCAGTACAGCCCTGCTGTCTACGGTGCCGTCATGCGTGTGGTGCGATGGCCTGGTGCTCTCCTGATGTTCGTGGTGATGTCCGTGCTCGCCGGCATGCTCGTCGCCGTCGCGGTGACCCCGGCGGTCGCCGTCGCGGGAGAGGGGACCTCCGGGGCGGTCTCGTTCTTCGAGGACCTGCCGACCTACCTCGACGTGCAGACCCCGCAGCAGGTGTCGTCCATGTACGCGGAGCAGGGCGGGAAGCAGGTCAAGATCGCCTCGTTCTACGCCGAGAACCGCACGAACGTCACGGCCGACCAGATGGCGGACACGCTCAAGCAGGCGGCGATCGACACCGAGGACCCGCGCTACTACGACGAGGGCGGCATCGACGTGCTCGGCACGCTCCGCGGCGTCGCCGCGACCGTCGTCGGCGGCGATGTGCAGGGCGGCTCGAGCATCACGCAGCAGTACGTCAAGAACGTCCTGGTGCAGCAGTGCGAGGAGCTCACCGGCGCGGACCAGGCCGCCACCGAGAAGAAGGTCGAAGCCTGCTACGAGGATGCGGCCGGCGTCACGCCGCAGCGCAAACTGCAGGAGATGCGGTACGCCATCGCGGTGAACAAGAAGTACTCGAAGGACGAGATCCTGACCGGGTACCTCAACATCGTCGGGCTCGGCGGGCGGGTCTACGGCGCCGAGGCCGGGGCCGAGCACTACTTCGGCGTGCACGCGAAGGACCTGTCGCTCGTGCAGTCGGCCACGCTCGTCGCGATCCTCAACAACCCGTCGAACCTGCGCATCGACGTGCCGAGCGACAAGGACAACGGCAAGGCCAACGGGTACGAGCTGACGAAGGAGCGCCGTGACTACGTGCTCCGCCGGATGCAGGCGCACGGGTCGATCACGAAGGCACAGATGACGAAGGCGATCGCGACGCCGGTCACGCCGAAGATCACCGAGACCGCCAACGGGTGCTCGACCGCCGCGACGAACCACGACGCCGGCTACTTCTGCGACTACGTCCGCGACCAGGTGCTGCAGGACCCCGCGTTCGGCAAGACCGCGGCGGCACGCATCGCCACGCTCGACACCAAGGGCCTGCAGATCCACACCTCGCTCGACCTCGACCTGCAGGGTCAGGCACAGTCCGCCCTGTCCACCTACGTGCCGGCCACCATGGCCGGCGTCGACGTCGGCGGCTCGAACGTCACCGTGGAGCCCGGCACCGGCCGGATCATGTCGATGGTCCAGAACACCACCTACACGCAGGGGGACCACGCCGGGGCCGGTGCCACGGCGGTGAACTACAGCGCCGACTCCGGGTACGGCAACTCGGGCGGGTTCCAGACCGGCTCGACCTACAAGGTGTTCACCCTGGCCGAGTGGCTCGCCAGCGGGCACACCCTGTCCGACTCGGTCACCACCTCGGAGCACCAGTTCGAGAACGCCGAGTTCACCAACACCTGCCAGAACGTCGCGGGCGGCACCTGGAACGTCGCCAACGCCGAGAGGGTGCCGTCGTCGATGTCGGTCGAGGCGGCGACGGTCGAGTCGATCAACACCGCGTACGCCCAGATGGGCAAGCAGCTCGACCTGTGCAAGATCGCCCAGCTCGCGCAGTCGATGGGCATCCACCGCGCCGACGGCGGTGACCTGACGCAGACGCCGTCCTCGATCCTCGGCGTGAACGAGCTGTCGCCGATCGACCTGGCCGAGGCGTACGCGGGCTTCGCCAACGGCGGCATCGTGTGCACGCCCACCGCGATCGACTCGGTGACCGAGGCAGACGGCACGAAGATCACCCCGACGCCGTCGTCCTGCACGCAGGGCGTCTCGGCGGACGTCGCGGGCACGGTCGACTACGCGCTGCAGGGCGTGCTGTCCGGGTCGGGGACGGCCGCGAGTGCGAACCCCGGGGACAGCGTGGCGAAGTTCGCGAAGACCGGCACCACCGACGGTGACGTGCAGAACTGGCTGGTCGCGTCGTCGACGAAGTACACGAACGCCACCTGGGTCGGCAACGTGCAGGGGAACGTGAGCCTGGCGAACTGGCCGTTCCTGCAGGGCACCACCGGGTACAGCGCGAAGTTCGGGGTCGGGAAGTCGATGATGGCGTACCTGGACCAGACCGTCGGCGGGGGAGCGCTGCCCGCGCCGAGCCAGGCGATGATCGGGCAGGCGAGCAAGTCGTCGTCGTCATCGTCGTCATCGTCGTCAGGGTCCTCGTCCGGGCAGGGGACGGCGCAGGACGACCAGACGACGCCGACGACCGCGCCAGCCGCTCCGGCTGCACCCGCTGGTCCGGCTGCTCCGGCGCCCGCCGCGACGGTGGCCCCGGCGGCGCCGGCTGCGAGGGACCAGAACGGGAAGTGACCCGACAACCCCCGCAAGGCCCGGTGCCGGTCCGGCGGACCGGCACCGGGCCCCGCGGGGCGTTGTCCACAGCCGCGCCTGCGCGCCCGACGCAGCCAATAGACTGTGGGGCATTCCACGAACCGATCGACGGAGCACCATGCCTGACATCACGAGCGAGCAGGTCGCGCACCTGGCGAACCTCGCACGTATCGCACTCACGCCCGACGAGATCGAGAAGCTGACCGGGGAGCTGTCGCACATCGTCGAGAGCGTCGCCAAGGTCGCCGAGGTCG
Encoded here:
- a CDS encoding transglycosylase domain-containing protein, with product MRVVRWPGALLMFVVMSVLAGMLVAVAVTPAVAVAGEGTSGAVSFFEDLPTYLDVQTPQQVSSMYAEQGGKQVKIASFYAENRTNVTADQMADTLKQAAIDTEDPRYYDEGGIDVLGTLRGVAATVVGGDVQGGSSITQQYVKNVLVQQCEELTGADQAATEKKVEACYEDAAGVTPQRKLQEMRYAIAVNKKYSKDEILTGYLNIVGLGGRVYGAEAGAEHYFGVHAKDLSLVQSATLVAILNNPSNLRIDVPSDKDNGKANGYELTKERRDYVLRRMQAHGSITKAQMTKAIATPVTPKITETANGCSTAATNHDAGYFCDYVRDQVLQDPAFGKTAAARIATLDTKGLQIHTSLDLDLQGQAQSALSTYVPATMAGVDVGGSNVTVEPGTGRIMSMVQNTTYTQGDHAGAGATAVNYSADSGYGNSGGFQTGSTYKVFTLAEWLASGHTLSDSVTTSEHQFENAEFTNTCQNVAGGTWNVANAERVPSSMSVEAATVESINTAYAQMGKQLDLCKIAQLAQSMGIHRADGGDLTQTPSSILGVNELSPIDLAEAYAGFANGGIVCTPTAIDSVTEADGTKITPTPSSCTQGVSADVAGTVDYALQGVLSGSGTAASANPGDSVAKFAKTGTTDGDVQNWLVASSTKYTNATWVGNVQGNVSLANWPFLQGTTGYSAKFGVGKSMMAYLDQTVGGGALPAPSQAMIGQASKSSSSSSSSSSGSSSGQGTAQDDQTTPTTAPAAPAAPAGPAAPAPAATVAPAAPAARDQNGK